The genomic interval ACCCGGTGCAGGGCCACCAGCAGGTCGGTAAGTTGTTCTCCTTCCGGCGCTTTACCCAGTATGTGAAGACCATCCCTGATCTGTGCTTCTTTCAGTTCACAGAGATAGCCATCCAGTTTCACCAACAGTTCATCAATGTCTTTCACTGACGATTGCAGATCTGCCTCCAGGTTGGCTTCCGTTACGAGTTGTGTGATCTGTGTTTTAATCACGGCGCTACGCCTGGGGTCTGTGCTATAAGCGTCATAATACTCATCGATCAGGTGTTCCAGTTTTGTCAGCACGCCATAACTCTCCGCCCTTGTCATAGGTGGTATCAGGTGATCGATGATAATAGCATGATTCCTTCTTTTTGCCTGTGTTCCCTCGCCAGGATCATTGATAATAAAAGGATAGAAATGAGGGATGGGGTTTAATAACACTGCGGGGAAACAGGTATCCCTGCTCAATGCCACACTCTTGCCCGGCAGCCATTCCAGGTTACCATGTTTGCCAACATGCACTACGGCATCTGCATGGAAAACGTTGTTCACCCAGCAATAATAGGCCAGGTAAGCGTAGGTAGGAGGCAGATCAGGAGAGTGATAGATTGCTTTGACATCCTGGTTATAACCGCGGGCGGGCTGAATGCTTACAAAGGTGTTGCCCAACAGGAAGCCGGGAATGATAAACCCGTCCGCGTTGTAATTGGGCGAATCTTCAGGATGGCCCCATTGCTGTTCGATCTTCTGCCTTAGCACCGGCGACAGCGCCTCGTAATATTGCTTGAACTGCGCCATCTTCAAACTTACCTGGTAAGGCCTGTATAAAGCAGTATCCATATCGTTGGTGATGTAATGCGTGATCAGCGCTATCAGCTCTGCACTATCTGCAGGTATAAACTCTCCAAGATGATAATCGTGCATTTTTAATGCATGCAGTATTTCAATGATGCTGGCCGGCGTATCCAAACCTACACCATTCGCCAGGCGACTATCCTTGTTCGGATAGTTCGGCATGATGAGGGCAATGCGTTTCTCTTTATTCGCCTTCTGCCTGATGGCTATCCAGCGCTTTGCGAACTCCACCACAAAATCGCAGCCTTCTTCATGTGTCGTGTATTTGAGAATATCGGAATCTGTTAATGTATCCCTGCCTAAAGAAGATTTAAATGAAACGGCGGTTGTAATGATCCTGCCGTCTATTTCCGGCAGTGCAATGTTCATCGCTACATCTGTAGGCGTCAGGCCAAACAGGTTCTCCTGCCAGATCTCTTTTGTACAGGAGGCGAAGATGGCTTGTATAACGGGTACATTCGTCTGCCTGAAAATGAACTGATCGTCGGTAACATCCAGTAATGATTTTATAGAGAAACTGGTGGTGTTGATGATCACATCTATCGCGGCTCCCACCTTGTTCAACAGGCTAAACAGCTCATCGCAGGTAGCCTGGTCGCGCAGATTGCTGGCAAAGGCAATAATGGGGTTGATTTCCTGTTTTTCGAGTGCCGCTGCGAGGTAATATACCGGCTCCAGGTTATCTGCCAGGTAGTGGGTCTGATATACGAGTATTACGGCATTTCCTGAACAAGATCGTCCGGGGATGATCGTATGTTCTTCTCCCCCGGGAATAATTCCCCGTTCCGGGTGAAAGAGGAAGAGGTCCGGTAAGCGTTGTGGGGCTTCGAAACTATAAGGTAACCGGAAGAAAGTATGAAAGATGTATTGCAGGCATTGCAGGTGATTCCGCCTGCCGCCTGCGCAGAGATATTTCCAGACGGTATCCGCAATATGCAGATCAACGGTGGAACTGTTGAGCAACTCAATATCGGGTACATCATATCCCGGGAGGAATAGTACAGGTATCTTCCGCAGCTCGCACTCAATGCTGACCGCTTCGAACAGGTAAGGATAATAACTGCTGCCACCCAGGAAGCGGCATATCACCAGTTTCGCTTTCCCGACCACTTCTTCTACATACTTATCGATCGTCAGTTCCTGTTTCAGGTATACGAGGTTAGCGATGCGCAGTGAGGGCAGGGGAGCATTGCCTGCTGGTGATCCGCCGGGCAAAGGCGCGACTGTTGCCAGC from Chitinophaga filiformis carries:
- the cobN gene encoding cobaltochelatase subunit CobN, with the protein product MHLIPTIPGGWNPNGEGVFHIQQQPGDIVFLSAADTEIHSLNNAYRELYQLATVAPLPGGSPAGNAPLPSLRIANLVYLKQELTIDKYVEEVVGKAKLVICRFLGGSSYYPYLFEAVSIECELRKIPVLFLPGYDVPDIELLNSSTVDLHIADTVWKYLCAGGRRNHLQCLQYIFHTFFRLPYSFEAPQRLPDLFLFHPERGIIPGGEEHTIIPGRSCSGNAVILVYQTHYLADNLEPVYYLAAALEKQEINPIIAFASNLRDQATCDELFSLLNKVGAAIDVIINTTSFSIKSLLDVTDDQFIFRQTNVPVIQAIFASCTKEIWQENLFGLTPTDVAMNIALPEIDGRIITTAVSFKSSLGRDTLTDSDILKYTTHEEGCDFVVEFAKRWIAIRQKANKEKRIALIMPNYPNKDSRLANGVGLDTPASIIEILHALKMHDYHLGEFIPADSAELIALITHYITNDMDTALYRPYQVSLKMAQFKQYYEALSPVLRQKIEQQWGHPEDSPNYNADGFIIPGFLLGNTFVSIQPARGYNQDVKAIYHSPDLPPTYAYLAYYCWVNNVFHADAVVHVGKHGNLEWLPGKSVALSRDTCFPAVLLNPIPHFYPFIINDPGEGTQAKRRNHAIIIDHLIPPMTRAESYGVLTKLEHLIDEYYDAYSTDPRRSAVIKTQITQLVTEANLEADLQSSVKDIDELLVKLDGYLCELKEAQIRDGLHILGKAPEGEQLTDLLVALHRVPVAGRLGITQVLAKDLGLPLDPLNCDYQVAFKARDQHTAFAACRINGDVIALLEDLAKTLISDMLNGADIPGQYPLSSEYCRFIRDNTLPKIQATRGEITNLLQGLNGCYVPSGSSGAPTRGRLDVLPTGRNFFSVDVRAIPTQTAYNLGVKSSNLIIDRYLQEHGDYPESIGLSVWGTSTMRTGGDDIAQALALMGVKPVWQTANRRVSDFEIIPLITLRRPRVDVMLRISGFFRDAFPDVISIFNAAVEKVAQLEEPFEQNPIRKRFLQEKQEWQSKGLGEEKAHKRALFRVFGSKPGAYGAGLQAVIDEKNWQSREDLAKVYINWSGYAYGADRIGESAHEVFEKRLSDIQVVMHNQDNREHDILDSDDYYQFQGGLANAVQTIKGGQPSIYFGDHARPESPRVKSLKQELLKVYRSRVVNPKWIAGVKRHGYKGAFEMAATMDYLFAYDATTDLVDDFMYEGITQAYLFDEENRQFIEQVNPWALKDMTERMLEAIQRGMWKQPEKETLARLQQLFVDQE